TTGGGACAAAAAGGATTATATATATTCATATTATTTGGTTGAAAAAACTAAAAGCTTTAGAGAGAAGGAACAACAAGCTTAGGGTTTTAGCTAATGGGTTCTATATCTTAATTATACAAAACTTTTCAAGATATGAGATGAAGATACTAGttacttttctttaattttattagtttactTCCTTTCTCTTAAGTGATTTCTTTCAATCTTTGGTTGTGGTATGTGCTTAATTATCCCTCCAATAATACACGTGTAGTAGTCCAAAGTTCAAACTGATATGCATGAACGTTGGTGTTTGTTTCTAAGGCAATCAGCATGGACATAacttatcatttttttttcttatagtttCTGATTGGTTCTGGGTCAAATATCAGTCTAAGTTTAATATAGTCATCATTGGAAAAAAGATCTCTAGCTTTTCTCTAAGGATCTTCCCTAGGGTTAGATTATAGATAGATCTCATAGATTGAAAATTCCTTGTGTCAGAAGAAAATGCCTCTTATATTGTGTATGGACACAACTTTAAATGAAAAACTGATATttgtattattataaataattttttgtactcctttatttatttttttttatgggTGTACTCCTTTATTTATAGTATAAAAGACAAATAGTTTatcttctttcaatttttttttatcaatcatctttaattttaaaagtaaatgTACAAAAATATGTACACAGAGTGATGTATATAACATTCCTCGTTTTAAATCATATATACTTAGTATTTTTCGatttgataaaatatatttacttTTGTATATTTCTTATATACTTAATCATTTTCTATTtgaagtatatatataatatatattcttaaacTTAATTagtttcaataataattaagGTAGTATCTCTCTAAATAAATTGGATCACATAAATCACACTACACTTTCCAATATTACATTTgtatttatgttattttttaataaattatggAAGGTGTGATTTTATTTAGACTAATTTTCTATATAATTGTTATTTCCTGCAAGTTCTCctttttttagttatataaaAGTAGGATTTTCACACAATGACGGTTCAGGAAGAACACACATACACATATGTTCTCGAGATTATCAATTTTTGGGCCACTAATTTTGAATTTCTACAACATAGACTACCGCTAGCTAGTTCCATTCATTCATACTTGCtatgttcttaattaattaactataaaaaaacGTTTCACATCTaccttttaattatttattcaacAATGTTAAATTACTagctaataaatattattattttaaatcatCACATAATTAACAACAATTTATActaatatttacaaaaaattatataatttagatttatatttactaaaatttacacacataaataaatatattttatattcatatttatcatgatttatactaataaaataataaaatttatttgttaaaaataatttaatatttatatagtcaaaattattaaaaagtaCTCACTCCcaaaattttttgatatttatttatttattttggtataGATATCTACCATCTATTGCTatctataaaataaacataCAATCAATAATAATCCAAGGATTAAGTAAAGCTTAATGATTATTATTATCCTTGATTTATTTATCAGGTAATTAATTAAAAGCAGAAGAATAATCAGAATGATGGCAGGTAGTGGACAACTAACAGTTCCACCAGGGTTCCGGTTCCATCCAACTGATGAGGAGCTTCTCTACTATTACCTAAGGAAGAAAGTTTCATATGAAGCCATTGACCTTGATGTCATTAGAGAGGTTGATCTCAACAAACTTGAACCTTGGGACCTCAAAGGTATCTTTCCATCTAGCTACATTCATTACATATATCAATATAAATTCTTAGCTTCAGTATGATAAAACTAATTATAGTAGTTGGAAAACCTTAACTTTTTTGTTCACCCCTCTATCTAATTAGGGCTTAACGTAGCATGGGTCAATTATATTAATCGTGATGGTTAAAAATGGAGGACTACAATAATTGTTGCAAGCAGCAAGCCCCTGCAACTGTGGTGTGTTCTCGATTTACATTAAATTtgtaatgaataaaaaaaatttaaagaaaccATTAATTTGACATTAAACGAAAGTAATATTTAGATGTTATACATGTACGATCATACTAGTACTAATAGAATAAATTCCATCAAAACTTCATAGTTAAGTGTACTAAGACAAAGTAGTACTAGGATGAATGAATTTTCAGTAAATCTCGGTGTTACacatcttttttagtatttaatCAATGTAGTTGGTTGAATGGCTAGTTCtctcattctttcaagcaaaTTTGTCAGAGTTCGACTCCTATTTTATATATACAGTAATAATTTATTGaccaataataaatttttaaataaatatcagATTCGTTTTggattaatttttaattctttggattaaaaaatacggtgataattgaaaaaaaaaacaatgctTCATCTTTGTTTAAAATAGTTAAGTACCGTACTAAGATGTTGGCATTGAATGATGATTGAAATATACGTGTGGAGTTGTGCAGATAAATGCAGAATAGGATCAGGGCCTCAGAACGAGTGGTATTTCTTCAGTCACAAAGACAAGAAGTACCCAACAGGAACAAGGACCAATAGGGCAACCACTGCTGGTTTCTGGAAAGCCACTGGGAGGGACAAGGCCATATACCATACTAGCAATTCCAAGAGGATTGGGATGAGAAAAACCCTAGTTTTCTACACCGGCCGTGCGCCCCACGGCCAGAAGACTGACTGGATCATGCATGAGTACCGCCTAGACGAAGACGATGCCGAGGTTCAGGtgacaaagaaaaataattccTTACATGCATGCAATGCCATTCAATAATAACAATCATGTTTGGAGAAAAATTTAAGATTggcaaaatttattattttttattagcatttttactcattaatttattttatttagtctaataatttaataatgtatttttaattcatatatatttttataattatgttacataaacactaaaattagtcattaaaattaattattagtataaaatatatattgaatataaatatacatttgaaaaaattaaacctatatacaaatatattagtaattaattttagtgactaattttagtgtacaaataatatttttaatatttttaaaaattaatgactaattactagtaaaaaaaataatttattaattttctagTATTTCTCTAATGTTCAAGATGAAATATTATCTTCtgtaaaaaaatatgtattatacataaatatagatgactgattttgataattaatttagtatAGATATGAAATTTTGCCGTACAAATATGGTTTATGTTCATCTTATAACAACAAAATGAGTCATTTTATTTGTGTACACAAAAGATAAGTtatataaataactttttagtcaccaaaaaaaatataaataactttttgaaaaattgatatAGCCAATAAGTCATTCTATATTCCTAGTGAAATTTGACATGCTTCAAACAATTAGTGAGTGCTATATACATATAATGAGAAAATTGAAGTTGCAATAAAAAATGATTTTGTATGTATTGCAGGAGGATGGGTGGGTGGTGTGTAGGGTTTTCAAGAAGAAAAACCAAAGCAGAGGGTttcaacaagaaattgaagaagaagaacatcATCACTTAGCAGCAGCACATCAACACATGAGAGGAGTAGCAAGCCAACAAGTTCTGGACCCAAAACACCACCACCACTTGCAACATCATCAAGGACTCTATgataatgaaaataataataattacacCAATAATTTTGATGGATCCATGCATCTTCCACAGTTGTTCAGTCCAGAATCTTCCGTGGCTACTGCGGCGGCGCACACTTCCATGAATGCCATGGACATTCTTGAATGCTCCCAGAACCTTCTAAGGCTCACAACAACAAGTGGATGTGGACTCAATCTCATGCAACAACAACATGGAGAGAGGTTCAATGGTGATTGGTCTTTCTTGGATAAGCTTCTTGCTTCACACCATGGCAGCACCATGGATCAtcatcagcatcatcatcatcatagcAAATGTAACAATAATCTTCATCATCAGCATTCTGCAATTGCTATTGGAACTACTTCATCTCAGAAATTCCCATTTCACCACCTTGGTTGTGACAACCATGATATCATGAAGTTTTCCAAGTAGGgttattatgaaaaataataatataattattattattattattattatcataaaaGATGATGAGGTGAGAATCAGAAACTTCCTTTCTAGTATATGTATTTCAGAGTATCCTCCTGTTTGTTAGGTACTCATTGGAAAAATTCTCCCACTCATTAATATTTATTAGCATTTCTTTATTTTGAGTATCAATTGTGTATAGGTATGTATCTTTGTTATATTTTCAAGCTGCTGTTAAATAATATGATACTATTCATGAATGCTCATTATTCATGTTGTTGGATACCATGGCGATCTACTTTCTGCACATAAATAGTTCTTTGCGATGtataatattttcgaaaaaaaaaatgtttaggGGACAACAGTAGGTATCGAGCCTAAAACTActcaaacttttttttttcactatttATTTGAGTGAAGGATATATTAGAGGAagtatagggagccaatggaatatttgtacaatgtgtataatggaggtttagagagtattagagatataatcattagtgttacTTTTTTTCATTAGCGTAAGCTtctgggatgagtggtatctgACATGGTATTAAAACTCTAGATCCGAAAGAGACAATAATTTAAAGTTACCTTATTTAACTTaatatttgaatatatattttttaaaataaaaaatatttttatttgtaagatttattaaaaatttttaaaatattcttaagttttattttattttaattttatattaaaaatttttaattgcaCCAACTTTATCTCTAAcgactaatttttcaaaaaaattatgacCAACATAAGAATAACTCcacaaaaataacttttaacGTAAGCAAATTAAACATATTTATCATGTATTATGATTAGATTTGTCctaaacttttttaaaatttagttatgagggatatatttaatataaatcgaaaatttttgaaataaaattaaaacaaaatgaaattcaggaatacttttaaaatttttaacaaattttaaaaaaaattatattttatccttttttatatctaatattatatatttattctaacaataattaattattattgaaaacaaataacaaaaaaaggcaAGATATGATTATCTTTCGCttataatttgtttatttttttgtttttttaatttatttttattttttattctttaattattattgaaattaatagataattttaaatataataaatataaaattatagatattgAATTAGGGTTTAATCACTTAAAGTTTGCCATAAACTGAATCTTTGCATGATTAAAGTAATTGATAAGAACTATTAATGCAAAAATTTAAACACCTCCAAAATCTTAATTGTTCTCTCATATTAATTTCACCAACTATTCTTTGTTTGCTTTCTTGCACTCTCTGATTTACTGTTTTATACTATTTGACCTTGAAATCACTCCTTTTAGCTTGTCTAACTAGCCTAATCACTCAACTATTGTTGCTTCTTCATTAATTCTTGTGGGATCGACAGTCACTCATCACTtgagttattacttgatacgattcggtgcacttgctagttagtttgTTGTATTAAAAAATTCGCACCAGTTGATCAACATACATATACTTCTTCCACTTTTTTCTATTTAGAAAGGCAAATTTTCATATCTAGTTGATAGATCTTTCATTGCTTTTTGTGCAGCAGTGCAATGAGTGTCAATTATTGTATTTAGGTGAGTTACAAGTACAAATATCTCTGTATAATCTATCTTAAAAATTTAGGAATTCGTACATATTCTTTAGCTATGAGTCTTGCCTTATGCTTCTGAATGGATCTTTTAGGATTGAGCTTAGTCTTGTACACCTATTTGACTCCAatgatatatttatttaaaggGCGATATACCAGCTTCCATGTGTTGTTCTTCTTTATCATCTTGATTTTTTCTTCTGTCATATTTCTCCATTCTTCTTacttttctgctttttcaaagTTTGTAGGCTTGATCTTGACAAAATGCATGTTTTGTATACATTTTATAGAGGTTTAGTTTTTCTTGTAGGCTCAATGCTTCTTTTCTCGACTTTTACATCTTTCTAGTCCTATGAAGCATCTTCATCAAAATCCACTTCTCAAAAAATTACAAGtttctttgttttcaagttATACACATGATATCCTTTTGATTGTGTACTATACCAAAGaagatttatttttctatctacTCATCAAACTTGCTTCTTTTCTGTGTAGGGATGTGGGCATAACATGTGCATCAAAAGGTTTTTAGATGCTTTGTTGAAGATTTTTGTCCAATTCATGCTTTAATTGgagttttatttaattttctactGTCTTAGTGGGACAATGATTTAGTAGGTATACTATTGTATATATAGCTTCTACCTAGAAGATGTTGGACAGATTTTTCTCCAAACGGATCGAGCGTGTCATCTCTATCACAGTTCTATTTTTTTCTCTCAGATACTTCATTCTGCTTAGGAGCATATCCAACTGTGAGTTAACGTGTAACGATTTAGCTTCTAGCACGTCATGATCATACCAAATGTAAGGCATTACTAGCTAATTCctttattatctatttaataTTGAACCTTTATGCAACAATTTGTTGACAATTTTTCTAAAAGGTTAAAATTTTTCCATCAAGAACAAATAACGCATATTCACAtacttaatattaataatacatTATAATATTACATACAAAACCAACTACAAAATCTATCCCTCTGAATAAAACTTCAAATAACAAGGCGAgggaaaaaataaattctaacgACAACTCAACTTGCAAACATATTTTTCTATGCTCCTGCAGTTTCGCAATAAGCTTTCGCACCTGTAGCTGAAAGGGGTGAAAATAGGgagtaagaactggggagttcttagtcgTAGGGCCAGGGTAGTTAGTTAAGTCCATTTTAATACTATACCCAGTCAGCAGCAACAACCAATAAACTCAACAAGCATAATAATTAAAGAACATAGAAAGTCAAGCACAACACATACACAATCACAGAAAACAAAGTTCACAGAAAATATGTGAAAATAattatgatgcatgtctattcctAGTGTAGGTAATGTGCTCAGCTGTTAGTTTCTACCCGCTCCCAACACTATCTGGTACTAGTTCTAGACATGGCTTTCTAATTGGCATAACCCCTATAAACAAGCTCACCATACAGGTGTAGCTGTCTTTAGCTGTCAAATGTCGAACATAACCTCTATAAGCAAATTCATCTTACAGATGCACTTCTTTCTTGCTGTTGTATGTTAAGATAAACCTCTGTAAACAACCTTGCCTTATAGGTGCGACTCTCTATGGCCGATGTATTCCTGGAAAGCAACTTTCTCAGTGAAATTACCACCATATATCTGCTCGATCTCAGCAGCAAACAATCATCTCAGCCCGCTTTCAATGAAAAATGTCTCTGCtcgttttctttttgtttcaatttttttctctttcttcaatcttttactttattattcttaatatatcaaaacttgtttgcactaTACGCTCGCCTTCCCctaaatattttatgaaaagagaattataaaatttataatataacTCTATTTTTCTAATGATTTTAGAAAGTCTTATTGTCTCACTTTTCCTTtcttatttaataaaaataatgattttagtaaaaataactaataaaaatgtatactaattaaattgatataagtaaaataatattaaaggAGTATTAATAATATTCAATGTTTCTAAGTTAATATACCaaaactaattttattaaaactttattcttaaatttttagaaattatactTTAAACCTCAAACttttaagtattttatttttaacccaacaactttaaaaaattactaattatatatatatatatatatatatatatatatatatatatatatatatatatatatatatattcacaaaAGTAAATCTgagtttttataaaaaaagaaaatactcACTCACCCCCTAAAGgcttattttttattcaaaatatctctaaagttatttatttataaaatcaacttcaattttttttttataaaattacaaTTTTATTCTCAAAATAATAATGTTATATTCGTAAAAGAATACATTTCTTTAAATCCAAAATTCTTTCTTGTAACCTGATAGAAaacttttattctatttttgagCTTTACGGTtactgatttttttttaatttttcgtttAATCTCTTGGCCATCAAAACCTATCAATTTAATCAAGTTTTCTCACTGGAAGACAACCCCAAATTCACTCAAAATACCTCGGTTCTAGACTGTAACCATATAGATTGAATCATCAAGCAATcaaaacaacaacaatttcaataaaaatcaagCATAATCTcaatcaaactaaaaaaaatcaattagaCCAACAATCACTTATCACATTAACATTTAGtcagtaaaaaattattaaaacctACCTCCGTAGAAGAATCACAACCGAAACTCCATGGAAGGCTTctggaaaaaaaaattgacaaaaatgTCAAAATCGGCTACTCCACTTTCGAGGTTTTCACTTGGCCAAACCATGCATGGAAGATTAGTGGCGTCATTGTTGATTTTTTTCCGAACAAAAATGACGTCAAcgtgaagaagagaaaaatacgAACACTTTAAtcggattaaattttttatcggAGTTACAGAACTCAAAAAATCGAACTCAAAATCTTTTGAGTTCCATGAAAGTTCTTACGTTCTCTCTTGTTCTCTTTCTCTGAGTTTTGGCTGAAATGAAATAAGAATGACGATGATTAAGGATGATAATGATGATTATGTTAGTTTGGTAACACACAAGGGCTGGGTGTCATACATATGGGCTGCTGAGTCAGCGATTCAAGTTATAAATATCTGAATAACTATGAAAGCTGAATAtattaaaacatatatatatatatatatagggatAAATATAGatgagttactaatataaatgatattagtaatataatgataaaaaaatatacgaTGAAGTATTAGTGAATCTAAGTTCACCAAAGAGTACCGATATTTATTCATACCGGCagattttaaacataaaatattaattatcaaaattaaattataaaatatttattattaatagattacgaaaattataatttcaattatgtaaaatatcttattatagtaaagatatataataatctTAATTATTATGAACTCAAggtatcataaaaattaatttaaatacctttaacaaaatagtttctagaaataaaaaatcaataaaataagTCATAAATTATTCAtagttaataatttaaaatatgatatTTAACAAAATATCAATCACTTAATTTGAATGATATAATTCTTACCATTCATAAATTACCgaaattctaatttcaattgTGCAAAATATCacatttaataaaattatatataataatcttagtcaatttaaatttcaataatcataa
The Arachis stenosperma cultivar V10309 chromosome 7, arast.V10309.gnm1.PFL2, whole genome shotgun sequence genome window above contains:
- the LOC130941852 gene encoding protein SOMBRERO, producing the protein MMAGSGQLTVPPGFRFHPTDEELLYYYLRKKVSYEAIDLDVIREVDLNKLEPWDLKDKCRIGSGPQNEWYFFSHKDKKYPTGTRTNRATTAGFWKATGRDKAIYHTSNSKRIGMRKTLVFYTGRAPHGQKTDWIMHEYRLDEDDAEVQEDGWVVCRVFKKKNQSRGFQQEIEEEEHHHLAAAHQHMRGVASQQVLDPKHHHHLQHHQGLYDNENNNNYTNNFDGSMHLPQLFSPESSVATAAAHTSMNAMDILECSQNLLRLTTTSGCGLNLMQQQHGERFNGDWSFLDKLLASHHGSTMDHHQHHHHHSKCNNNLHHQHSAIAIGTTSSQKFPFHHLGCDNHDIMKFSK